The window GGAGTGGAAAGTTAGGATCTATTATACAAGTCATTGCTCATCCCATGCCCCAGAACTGAATTTCATTAGTTAGTTATCTGAGGAATTGATGCTAGTTTACCAGACTAGTAAAGCCCAAATATCAGAAATGGATTGAGCATCCCTGGACAGTGTTGGCCACTGGAAATATTTGCTTACTTAAGGCGATGTCATTTACCAGCACTATGTTCTTCATGTGCATTTAAGTACATAAAATGAATGCACAAAATCAACGTAAGAGATTATAGTACTAATTTTAATAATCTTTTTAATACTTGACCAAACAACGGCATAGTCAagtttctgtgtctgtttttCTCAATGACTGAGTAGATGAACAccttttactggaaaaaaaaatggggaaaaaagtctaGACAGGCTACAGTAGGCATAGCACCTCAACCTGCTGCTGTTAAATTTGGGATTTGCTTGTCTTCTTCCTGATCTGTTTTGGTCTTGTTGCAAGTGAAGGGAGGTCTGAGCAATCTAGCTTTCTAAGCAGATGTCTGCTGAAAGTAAAACTGAAGTGATTACCTTGACATTCTCTTTTCTATGTGTAGGTTCCATCCCTCATGAAGTGCCTCAGATCTTAATTAATAGGGAACCTTTGCCTCATCTACACTTCGATGTGGAGCTTCTTGGAGACTGTGATGTTATTATTAATGAATTATGTCAAAGGCTAGGTAGTGAATATACAAAACTTTGCTACAACTCAGtaaaactttcagaaataacagaaaagccACCACGAACGCACAAGGAGCTCGAAATGCCCTCATCTGAGCTACCGCCTACCCctttaaacatttcagaagatTCTAGTTCACCAGAAAGAATGACTCCACCAGATACTTTGGTAGTGTTGTCAGAACACCCAGCTGAATGTAAGGTAGAAAACTGTGATCCTGCCTCAGAAACTAAAGGGGCCTGCATAGAGGAAAAGCTTCAGGACACACAGACATCACCAGGAAACCCTGAAAATCCTACCAGTGAACTAATGAACTCTGAAACTATGAAGGAAAATGGATCTAacaatggagaaaataaagaaaaaaatgaaatattaaagaagTGTTGGGTAAACAGATCTGCAAAAGAACAGATCAGCAAAAGGCTGGATGGTAAGTGGTAACtcatttcagcattttgcaTCTTTTGGCCAAGATGTTTATTCTAGACTTACCTTAAAGCAATAAATAAGTTACCCTTGAGTGGATTTTGGTGGCTATTTTTGTTCAGACAAGTGTCTACCTAACTCATCGTTTtatcatttgtttcttttggagaaGCTGACAGGAAATTCTTTTGTAATTCCTAATTTTATAATCAGTGATTGCATACTCCCTGAACAGGTCAAAGTTGAGGAGACTGAAGGTAGGTatcaaaaaataaatctgtttctaagattttcaaatacattttcagaaaaattagTTTGATTCTCACGTGTTCAGAAGGTGGTCACACTATGTCAGAATCTGGTGTGGAAGTAGAACTGAAAGATGAAGCCATGATAGATCAACTGCAAATCTCACAGCTGGAGCCAGGCATATTTTGCAGGAAACTAGAATTTCCAAGAAAGCCTTCCATTATGCAGCCTCTTAACTGATACAGGGAGTTACCACACTAGGGAATCAGTGTGGATGAACCAGGTATTAAATTGCAACTTTCCAAAGCAAAAGCCGCTTTTAAACTTTGTCAGGTAATCCATGCACTGCGTTCCAGTTCTGGTACAAGTAAAAGAAATCCAGCTGTGAATACATGTACCAGTGAAAAGAGCTGCTGAACACTGAAGTTTAAATGCTATTTTGTGTCAgaggggagggggcaggaggaatGCTGAGCCTTCCAGTAGAGCATTTGGTTTGTGCTTTAtaataaatacacatacatcaaaataaatacatgtaatCTGTCAGTTAAGTTTCACTGtcaaaaaatacacatatgcAGGTACCTTCCAGACTGGAGCCTGCAAGATCTTGTACGAATCATTTCTTTTAGCCTTTTAATGACTttcaaaattctgtttcagGTACTCAGTATCTCTTTTTACCACCAAATCGCTATATTTTCCATGGCGCTGAGGTATACTCGGATTCTGAAGATGATATCATATCTTCCAGCTCCTGTGGGAGTAGTAGTGAAAGTGGTTCCTGTCATAGTCAGAGCTTAGATGTGGAGGATGAGAGCGAGATTGAAGAGTTTTACAATGGCATAGAGGATGAGGATGCTccagaaagggaagaggaaccTGGATTCGGGGAAGATGGAGTTGAACAAGATGAATCAGCAGCTGATGAATCAGCTTATGcaactgcagctgcagggactGACCATCTGAGCAACAAGTTGTGAAGTGGTCATAGACTGGTTACAGGAACTCTCCACCAGCATTAGGAGCTTTGGCATGTCAGAATGAATGTTTACGTCTGAATTTAGAACAACAGAAACATCAGGATGTAGTGTttataaataacaaaaacagattttcatgcttagttttttacctttttcaaTAAAATTCTATTACTGCGCACTCAacactaacttttttttttttaaggtactAGGAATACCTGAACAATTGTCACTGTCTTCACTTCTAAGTTCCTCTGTCTGATCAGGCATCCATgtatataatacatatttttgctcaaaaaaatcagcttatattatttttaaactgttttgaaaaagCCATTGGAATGTTAAACTAATATAAAGGGAACAGCTAATTTAGACCAAAGAATGGTATTTTCACACCTCTTGCTTTGTAACAGTTTGGTTTATTTAaaacctcttgctcttctgCTAAACCTTTAGTTCTTGCCTAATCTGTCATTAAACACTGGCATTTTCTAAGACCTACTGTGGCAGCTAATTTTTTGCTTTAACAGTTACTTTGTATGTTTGAGACATACTTAAGTGCAAGTAGGTAGTTAAATGGAAACAGGACAGCAAGCACTTGAGAAATCCTATGGGTTTTAGACTGATCAAGAAGTGTTGTGAAAATGCTTGGGGTATTGAGTTTAATCCTTCCTGTGGGCAGGAAGCAATGCTGATATTGGCTCCACAGCAGTTGTAACACTGGCATTTCAAACAAAATGGATCCCCCACAGCAGAAGTTTTTCATGTTGTACACAAAAGTCAAATTTAGCAGAGCCAGCATTAAAACCAGCATTTGCTAAATTGCCAAGGCTC of the Melopsittacus undulatus isolate bMelUnd1 chromosome 4, bMelUnd1.mat.Z, whole genome shotgun sequence genome contains:
- the SIRT1 gene encoding NAD-dependent protein deacetylase sirtuin-1 isoform X3; the encoded protein is MLGTDPRTILKDLLPETIPPPELDDMTLWQIVINILSEPPKRKKRKDINTIDDAVKLLQECKKIMVLTGAGVSVSCGIPDFRSRDGIYARLAVDFPDLPDPQAMFDIEYFRKDPRPFFKFAKEIYPGQFQPSLCHKFIALMDKEGKLLRNYTQNIDTLEQVAGIQRIIQCHGSFATASCLICKYKVDCEVVRGDIFNQVVPRCPRCPPDEPLAIMKPDIVFFGENLPEQFHRAMKYDKNEVDLLIVIGSSLKVRPVALIPSSIPHEVPQILINREPLPHLHFDVELLGDCDVIINELCQRLGSEYTKLCYNSVKLSEITEKPPRTHKELEMPSSELPPTPLNISEDSSSPERMTPPDTLVVLSEHPAECKVENCDPASETKGACIEEKLQDTQTSPGNPENPTSELMNSETMKENGSNNGENKEKNEILKKCWVNRSAKEQISKRLDGTQYLFLPPNRYIFHGAEVYSDSEDDIISSSSCGSSSESGSCHSQSLDVEDESEIEEFYNGIEDEDAPEREEEPGFGEDGVEQDESAADESAYATAAAGTDHLSNKL